The following are from one region of the Flavimobilis soli genome:
- the pstB gene encoding phosphate ABC transporter ATP-binding protein PstB yields MSKRIDISDLNVYYGDFLAVQDVTMAIEPRAVTSLIGPSGCGKSTFLRTLNRMHEVIPGARVEGKAVMDGQDLYASDVDPVQVRRQVGMVFQRPNPFPTMSIADNVLAGVKLNNKRISKADAADLVEESLRGANLWNEVKDRLDRPGSSLSGGQQQRLCIARAIAVKPQVLLMDEPCSALDPISTLAIEDLISQLKDDYTIVIVTHNMQQAARVSDATAFFNIAGTGQPGRLVEMGDTATIFSSPTVAATEDYISGRFG; encoded by the coding sequence ATGTCCAAGCGCATCGACATCTCCGACCTCAACGTCTACTACGGCGACTTCCTCGCGGTGCAGGACGTCACGATGGCGATCGAGCCGCGCGCGGTGACGTCGCTCATCGGCCCGTCCGGCTGCGGCAAGTCGACGTTCCTGCGGACCCTGAACCGCATGCACGAGGTGATCCCCGGCGCGCGCGTCGAGGGGAAGGCCGTCATGGACGGCCAGGACCTCTACGCGTCCGACGTCGACCCGGTGCAGGTCCGCAGGCAGGTCGGCATGGTGTTCCAGCGGCCCAACCCGTTCCCGACCATGTCGATCGCCGACAACGTGCTCGCCGGCGTGAAGCTCAACAACAAGCGCATCTCGAAGGCCGACGCCGCCGACCTCGTCGAGGAGTCGCTGCGCGGTGCGAACCTCTGGAACGAGGTCAAGGACCGGCTCGACCGCCCGGGCTCGTCGCTCTCGGGCGGCCAGCAGCAGCGTCTGTGCATCGCGCGGGCGATCGCGGTGAAGCCGCAGGTGCTCCTCATGGACGAGCCGTGCTCGGCGCTCGACCCGATCTCGACGCTCGCGATCGAGGACCTGATCTCGCAGCTCAAGGACGACTACACGATCGTGATCGTCACGCACAACATGCAGCAGGCCGCCCGCGTGAGCGACGCGACCGCGTTCTTCAACATCGCGGGCACGGGGCAGCCCGGGCGTCTGGTCGAGATGGGCGACACGGCGACGATCTTCTCGTCGCCCACGGTCGCCGCGACGGAGGACTACATCTCGGGCCGCTTCGGGTGA
- a CDS encoding CarD family transcriptional regulator, which translates to MTFTVGETVVYPHHGAALIEEIKVRTIRGEEKTYLKLKVAQGDLTIEVPAENVDLVGVRDVVGQEGLDRVFEVLRAPYTEEPTNWSRRYKANLEKLASGDVIKVAEVVRDLSRRDADRGLSAGEKRMLAKARQILVSELALAEHTEEEKAEAILDEVLAS; encoded by the coding sequence ATGACTTTCACAGTTGGGGAGACGGTCGTCTACCCGCACCACGGAGCAGCTCTGATCGAAGAGATCAAGGTCCGGACGATTCGCGGAGAGGAAAAGACCTACCTCAAGCTGAAGGTCGCCCAGGGCGACCTCACGATCGAGGTCCCGGCTGAGAACGTCGACCTCGTGGGCGTCCGTGACGTCGTCGGGCAGGAAGGCCTCGACCGCGTGTTCGAGGTCCTGCGGGCGCCGTACACCGAGGAGCCGACCAACTGGTCGCGTCGCTACAAGGCGAACCTCGAGAAGCTCGCGTCGGGCGACGTCATCAAGGTCGCCGAGGTCGTGCGCGACCTGTCGCGTCGTGACGCCGACCGTGGCCTTTCCGCCGGCGAGAAGCGCATGCTCGCGAAGGCCCGCCAGATCCTCGTCTCCGAGCTCGCGCTCGCAGAGCACACCGAGGAAGAGAAGGCCGAGGCGATCCTCGACGAGGTTCTCGCTTCCTGA
- the ispF gene encoding 2-C-methyl-D-erythritol 2,4-cyclodiphosphate synthase, translating into MTLPRTGIGVDVHAYAPHDAPRDLWLAGLHWPGERGLAGHSDADVAAHAAADALFSASGLGDLGSNFGTADPGWAGAAGAVLLAEAARRVRAAGFDIGNVAVQVIGNRPKIGTRRAEAQDALSAAAGAPVTVTATTTDALGLTGRGEGVAAIATALVVPVSA; encoded by the coding sequence ATGACCCTGCCCCGCACCGGCATCGGCGTGGACGTCCACGCCTACGCCCCTCACGACGCGCCCCGCGACCTCTGGCTCGCCGGCCTGCACTGGCCCGGGGAGCGCGGCCTCGCCGGCCACTCCGACGCTGACGTCGCGGCCCACGCAGCCGCCGACGCACTGTTCTCCGCGTCCGGTCTTGGTGACCTCGGCTCGAACTTCGGCACCGCCGACCCCGGGTGGGCCGGTGCCGCCGGCGCCGTCCTGCTCGCCGAGGCCGCGCGCCGCGTGCGCGCGGCGGGATTCGACATCGGCAACGTCGCCGTCCAGGTGATCGGCAACCGTCCCAAGATCGGCACGCGCCGCGCCGAGGCGCAGGACGCCCTGAGCGCGGCCGCCGGTGCACCCGTCACGGTCACCGCGACGACGACCGACGCGCTCGGCCTCACCGGCCGCGGCGAGGGCGTCGCCGCGATCGCGACGGCGCTCGTCGTGCCCGTCAGCGCCTGA
- a CDS encoding MmcQ/YjbR family DNA-binding protein: protein MSDDDAPELSPEAQGCRALCLDLPDATSDFPFGTAAEAFRVRRKIFALVTRHPKVGGEHWHVNLKADPELVPGLVAAHEDVLPGWHQNKRHWVSVVLHPDLDRELLEQLVEDSYDLVVSGLPVSKRPMTH, encoded by the coding sequence ATGAGCGACGACGACGCGCCGGAGCTGTCCCCCGAGGCGCAGGGCTGCCGGGCGCTGTGCCTCGACCTGCCGGACGCGACGTCCGACTTCCCGTTCGGGACGGCCGCGGAGGCGTTCCGCGTGCGCCGCAAGATCTTCGCGCTGGTGACCCGCCACCCGAAGGTGGGTGGGGAGCACTGGCACGTGAACCTCAAGGCGGACCCGGAGCTCGTGCCCGGCCTCGTCGCCGCGCACGAGGACGTCCTGCCCGGCTGGCACCAGAACAAGCGGCACTGGGTGTCGGTCGTGCTGCACCCGGACCTCGACCGGGAGCTGCTCGAGCAGCTCGTCGAGGACTCGTACGATCTCGTCGTGAGCGGGCTGCCCGTCTCGAAGCGCCCGATGACGCACTGA
- a CDS encoding D-arabinono-1,4-lactone oxidase, giving the protein MVFSSPTGDAARQQPWTTWGGSASCTPAHRFAPRSVGDVVRVVRRAREVGRTVRAVGAGHSFSPVATTDGVMLSLDALDHVDQPVRLASPEGRVTHEVRVGAGIRLHALNDALAAHGLALSNLGDIDRQSIAGAISTGTHGTGGDAGTGAGLAAQVRAVELVVADGSVVRASRDENPDLFEAARLGLGALGVLVSVTLGAEPAYVLQAREEPWPLERALGAVADGSFLAGDHAELYWFPHTRTALTKRNDRRALDDAPLDPLRGWVDDELLSNGVFELTNRLARAVPGSIPTINRVSSRALGARRFTAPSHEVFVSRRRVRFVESEWAVPLEAVADVLRDVEDWLARTGELVSFPVEVRFARADDVWLSTSHGRATAYVAVHQYWRTDPTRYFTAVQEIVAAYDGRPHWGKMHTLGAERLRELYPRFDDFVAVRDAVDPDGVFTNGYLERVLGR; this is encoded by the coding sequence GTGGTCTTCTCCTCCCCCACGGGCGACGCAGCCCGCCAGCAGCCGTGGACGACGTGGGGCGGTTCGGCGTCCTGCACGCCCGCGCACCGCTTCGCCCCGCGCTCGGTCGGCGACGTCGTCCGGGTCGTGCGCAGGGCGCGCGAGGTCGGGCGCACGGTCCGCGCGGTCGGCGCGGGCCACTCGTTCTCGCCGGTCGCGACGACCGACGGCGTCATGCTCTCGCTCGACGCGCTCGACCACGTGGACCAGCCCGTACGGCTCGCCTCCCCCGAAGGGCGGGTGACGCACGAGGTGCGGGTCGGCGCCGGCATCCGGCTGCACGCCCTCAACGACGCGCTCGCCGCGCACGGCCTCGCGCTGTCGAACCTCGGTGACATCGACCGGCAGTCGATCGCGGGCGCGATCTCGACGGGCACGCACGGCACGGGCGGGGACGCGGGCACGGGAGCCGGGCTCGCCGCGCAGGTGCGGGCCGTCGAGCTCGTCGTCGCGGACGGGTCGGTCGTGCGGGCGTCGCGCGACGAGAACCCCGACCTGTTCGAGGCCGCCCGCCTGGGCCTCGGGGCGCTCGGCGTCCTCGTCTCGGTGACGCTCGGTGCCGAGCCCGCGTACGTCCTCCAGGCGCGCGAGGAGCCGTGGCCGCTCGAGCGCGCGCTCGGGGCCGTCGCGGACGGCTCGTTCCTCGCTGGGGACCACGCGGAGCTGTACTGGTTCCCGCACACGCGCACGGCCCTGACGAAGCGCAACGACCGTCGCGCGCTCGACGACGCGCCCCTCGACCCCCTGCGCGGCTGGGTCGACGACGAGCTGCTGTCGAACGGCGTCTTCGAGCTGACGAACCGGCTCGCCCGCGCCGTGCCCGGCTCGATCCCGACGATCAACCGGGTCTCGTCGCGCGCGCTCGGCGCGCGCCGCTTCACCGCGCCGTCGCACGAGGTGTTCGTCTCACGCCGCCGCGTGCGGTTCGTCGAGTCCGAGTGGGCGGTCCCGCTCGAGGCGGTCGCGGACGTGCTGCGCGACGTCGAGGACTGGCTCGCCCGGACGGGCGAGCTCGTGTCCTTCCCCGTCGAGGTGCGGTTCGCCCGCGCGGACGACGTGTGGCTGTCGACGTCGCACGGACGCGCGACCGCGTACGTCGCAGTGCACCAGTACTGGCGCACCGACCCGACGCGGTACTTCACGGCGGTGCAGGAGATCGTGGCGGCGTACGACGGTCGCCCGCACTGGGGCAAGATGCACACGCTCGGCGCCGAGCGTCTGCGCGAGCTCTACCCGCGGTTCGACGACTTCGTCGCGGTGCGCGACGCCGTCGACCCGGACGGTGTCTTCACGAACGGCTACCTCGAGCGGGTGCTCGGACGATGA
- a CDS encoding alanine racemase: MGLRERLDAATAHLAGPLVVVDLDAFEANADDLVRRAGGTPVRLASKSVRVRSLVDAALARPGWAGVMAFSLAEACWLVEHGHDDVLVGYPTVDRGALAALAASPAARRAVTLMVDDVAQVELVARAVREHAARGAADAPPVRLCLDVDASLRPGVGRWRAHLGVRRSPVHTPAEAAALAAAIGAYDGVEVVGLMFYEAQVAGLPDSSPAVRLVKRLSVADLAVRRTQVRRAVEDVLGRPVSLVNSGGTGSLETSAADPTVTEVTAGSGLYVPGLFDDYRTVARRPAALVGLDVVRLPRRGIATAFGGGYVASGPASESRLPRLTFPAGMRYVGTEGPGEVQTPLRLPRGTTARVGDRVWMRHAKAGEVMEHVTHVHLVRGDRIEQTVPTYRGEGKAFA, translated from the coding sequence ATGGGCCTGAGGGAACGTCTCGACGCCGCGACCGCGCACCTCGCGGGACCGCTCGTCGTCGTCGACCTCGACGCGTTCGAGGCGAACGCCGACGACCTCGTGCGTCGTGCGGGCGGGACGCCCGTGCGCCTCGCGTCGAAGTCGGTGCGCGTGCGCAGCCTCGTCGACGCGGCCCTCGCGCGGCCCGGCTGGGCGGGCGTCATGGCGTTCTCCCTCGCCGAGGCGTGCTGGCTCGTCGAGCACGGGCACGACGACGTCCTCGTCGGGTACCCGACCGTCGACCGCGGTGCGCTCGCCGCGCTCGCGGCCTCGCCGGCCGCCCGCCGGGCGGTCACCCTCATGGTCGACGACGTCGCGCAGGTCGAGCTCGTCGCACGTGCCGTCCGCGAGCACGCGGCGCGGGGCGCCGCGGACGCCCCGCCCGTGCGGCTGTGCCTCGACGTCGACGCGTCCCTGCGTCCCGGCGTCGGCCGCTGGCGCGCCCACCTCGGCGTGCGCCGCTCGCCCGTGCACACGCCCGCGGAGGCCGCGGCGCTCGCGGCGGCGATCGGCGCGTACGACGGCGTCGAGGTCGTCGGGCTCATGTTCTACGAGGCGCAGGTCGCAGGCCTGCCCGACTCGAGCCCGGCCGTGCGGCTCGTCAAGCGGCTGTCCGTCGCGGACCTCGCCGTGCGCCGCACCCAGGTGCGCCGCGCGGTCGAGGACGTCCTCGGGCGGCCCGTCTCCCTCGTGAACTCGGGCGGCACCGGCTCGCTCGAGACGAGCGCCGCCGACCCGACCGTCACCGAGGTCACCGCAGGCTCCGGGCTCTACGTGCCCGGCCTCTTCGACGACTACCGCACCGTCGCCCGCAGGCCCGCCGCTCTCGTCGGGCTCGACGTCGTGAGGCTGCCGCGCCGCGGCATCGCGACCGCCTTCGGCGGCGGCTACGTCGCCTCAGGACCCGCGAGCGAGAGCCGCCTACCGCGCCTGACGTTCCCCGCAGGCATGCGGTACGTCGGCACCGAGGGCCCCGGCGAGGTGCAGACCCCGCTGCGCCTCCCGCGCGGCACGACGGCGCGCGTCGGCGACCGCGTCTGGATGCGGCACGCGAAGGCCGGCGAGGTCATGGAGCACGTCACCCACGTCCACCTCGTGCGGGGCGACCGCATCGAGCAGACCGTCCCCACGTACCGCGGCGAGGGAAAGGCCTTCGCCTGA
- the cysS gene encoding cysteine--tRNA ligase yields MTLRLYDTATREVRDFQPRTPGKVGIYLCGATVQSAPHIGHMRSAVAFDVLVRWLRRTGHEVTMIQNVTDIDDKILAKAAEAGRPWWAHAYLNEQAFTEAYDALGVLRPTYAPHATAHVTDMVELMEQLVERGHAYTTTPGNVFFDVESWSDYGSLTNQRPEDLTVAADSDGDELGKRNPHDFALWKASRPGEPETASWPTPFGRGRPGWHLECSAMARRYLGSAFDIHGGGLDLRFPHHENEQAQSRAAGDEFAGLWMHSAWVTQGGTKMSKSLGNGLLVSELLGRARAVIVRYALTAVQYRSMIEWSEDTLADAEATWSRLEGFVERASEQVDVVTEDEVRTSELPAAFVDAMNDDLNVSVALAAVHEAVRAGNSALAAGQNAQVREALVQVRAMLDVLGLDPASSTWARSTTDDRAARALDALVTAELERRAAARAERDFATADAVRDRLTAAGIVVEDSPQGARWSLATDTPKDEN; encoded by the coding sequence GTGACCCTACGCCTGTACGACACAGCGACGCGCGAGGTGCGCGACTTCCAGCCACGAACCCCCGGCAAGGTCGGCATCTACCTCTGTGGCGCCACCGTGCAGAGCGCACCCCACATCGGGCACATGCGCTCCGCCGTGGCGTTCGACGTGCTCGTCCGCTGGCTGCGCCGCACCGGCCACGAGGTCACGATGATCCAGAACGTCACGGACATCGACGACAAGATCCTCGCGAAGGCCGCCGAGGCCGGCCGCCCCTGGTGGGCGCACGCCTACCTCAACGAGCAGGCGTTCACCGAGGCGTACGACGCGCTCGGCGTCCTGCGCCCCACGTACGCGCCGCACGCGACCGCGCACGTGACCGACATGGTCGAGCTCATGGAGCAGCTCGTCGAGCGCGGCCACGCGTACACGACGACACCCGGCAACGTGTTCTTCGACGTGGAGTCGTGGTCCGACTACGGCTCCCTGACGAACCAGCGTCCCGAGGACCTCACCGTCGCCGCCGACTCCGACGGCGACGAGCTCGGCAAACGCAACCCGCACGACTTCGCGCTGTGGAAGGCGAGCCGCCCCGGCGAGCCCGAGACGGCGTCGTGGCCCACCCCCTTCGGTCGCGGCCGTCCCGGCTGGCACCTCGAGTGCTCCGCCATGGCGCGCCGCTACCTCGGCTCAGCCTTCGACATCCACGGCGGCGGCCTCGACCTGCGCTTCCCGCACCACGAGAACGAGCAGGCGCAGTCCCGCGCCGCCGGCGACGAGTTCGCCGGGCTGTGGATGCACTCCGCATGGGTCACGCAGGGCGGCACCAAGATGAGCAAGTCGCTCGGCAACGGGCTGCTCGTCTCCGAGCTGCTCGGCCGGGCGCGGGCCGTCATCGTCCGCTACGCCCTGACGGCCGTCCAGTACCGCTCGATGATCGAGTGGAGCGAGGACACCCTCGCCGACGCCGAGGCAACCTGGTCGCGCCTCGAGGGCTTCGTCGAGCGTGCCTCCGAGCAGGTCGACGTCGTCACCGAGGACGAGGTGCGCACGAGCGAGCTGCCAGCGGCGTTCGTCGACGCGATGAACGACGACCTCAACGTGTCGGTCGCCCTCGCGGCCGTCCACGAGGCCGTGCGTGCCGGCAACTCCGCGCTCGCGGCCGGGCAGAACGCCCAGGTGCGTGAGGCGCTCGTGCAGGTCCGGGCGATGCTCGACGTCCTCGGCCTGGACCCCGCGTCGAGCACGTGGGCGCGCAGCACGACCGACGACCGCGCCGCGCGCGCTCTCGACGCCCTCGTCACCGCCGAGCTCGAGCGGCGGGCAGCCGCCCGCGCCGAGCGCGACTTCGCGACCGCGGACGCCGTCCGCGACCGCCTCACCGCCGCCGGGATCGTGGTGGAGGACTCCCCGCAGGGAGCCCGCTGGTCCCTGGCCACCGACACCCCGAAGGACGAGAACTGA
- the rlmB gene encoding 23S rRNA (guanosine(2251)-2'-O)-methyltransferase RlmB: MAGNSQRRGATRKPGSKKGARVGTGGHSRKALEGKGPTPKAEERPYHPAYKAKVAAERRNATQRRGSQAGRRTGGGRSSTHEMVAGRNSVLEALRADIPVSNVYIASRLEADDRTKEILLIASERRMNILEVTKPELDRLTDGAVHQGVALQVPPYEYADVDDLLDAAAASGRAPLVVALDSITDPRNLGAVLRSAGAFGAHGVLVPERRAASMTASAWKVSAGAAARVPVARVTNLVRALETFREAGCFVVGLDAGGDVSVRDLPYASDPLVLVVGSEGKGLSRLVRETCDAIASIPIASETESLNAGVAAGIALYEVAGQRG; the protein is encoded by the coding sequence ATGGCAGGCAACTCCCAGCGCCGAGGCGCGACCCGCAAGCCGGGCTCCAAGAAGGGCGCCCGCGTCGGCACCGGCGGTCACAGCCGGAAGGCCCTCGAGGGCAAGGGCCCCACGCCCAAGGCCGAGGAGCGTCCCTACCACCCGGCGTACAAGGCCAAGGTGGCGGCCGAGCGTCGCAACGCGACGCAGCGCCGCGGCAGCCAGGCAGGCCGCCGTACCGGTGGCGGCCGTTCCTCGACCCACGAGATGGTCGCCGGGCGCAACTCCGTCCTCGAGGCGCTGCGCGCCGACATCCCCGTGTCGAACGTCTACATCGCGTCGCGGCTCGAGGCGGACGACCGCACCAAGGAGATCCTGCTGATCGCCTCCGAGCGACGCATGAACATCCTCGAGGTCACCAAGCCCGAGCTCGACCGTCTGACCGACGGTGCCGTGCACCAGGGCGTCGCGCTCCAGGTCCCGCCGTACGAGTACGCCGACGTCGACGACCTGCTCGACGCCGCGGCCGCGTCCGGCCGTGCGCCGCTCGTCGTCGCGCTCGACTCGATCACCGACCCGCGCAACCTCGGCGCGGTCCTGCGCTCCGCGGGCGCGTTCGGGGCGCACGGCGTGCTCGTCCCCGAGCGTCGCGCCGCCTCCATGACGGCGTCCGCGTGGAAGGTCTCCGCCGGTGCGGCCGCGCGCGTGCCCGTCGCCCGCGTGACGAACCTCGTGCGTGCGCTCGAGACGTTCCGCGAGGCCGGCTGCTTCGTCGTCGGGCTCGACGCTGGCGGTGACGTGTCCGTGCGCGACCTCCCGTACGCGAGCGATCCCCTCGTGCTCGTCGTCGGCTCCGAGGGCAAGGGCCTCTCGCGGCTCGTCCGCGAGACGTGCGACGCGATCGCGTCGATCCCGATCGCGTCCGAGACCGAGTCGCTCAACGCGGGCGTCGCGGCGGGCATCGCCCTCTACGAGGTCGCGGGCCAGCGCGGCTGA
- a CDS encoding DUF4032 domain-containing protein, translating to MLGATLPPSSRLEAPVQQQLTISAVSPDPALLDLPWHIPLESWPEDIIAALPRGISRHIVRFVRVDSGVIAIKEIGESVAYREYELLRQLNRIGGVPCVEPVGVITGRRSPEGEPLEAVLITKHLQFSLPYRALFSQELRPETATRLIDALAVLLVRLHLVGFYWGDVSLSNTLFRRDADRFAAYLVDAETGDIHEKLTDGQRNYDVDLARTNIIGELMDLAAGSLLEDSVDEIAIGDALVARYNELWAALTDEESFESNERWRVTARIERLNALGFDVGELSITTHDDGTTVRIQPKVVDAGHHSRRLLHLTGLDVQENQARRLLNDLDEYRASGGRQDEDEEFVAHDWVTSVFEPTVRAVPREMRGKLEAAQMFHEILDHRWYISQQQRRDVPMSEATASYVMNVLRHRRDEAALLGG from the coding sequence ATGCTGGGGGCAACCCTTCCACCCTCTTCTCGTCTCGAGGCCCCCGTGCAGCAGCAGCTCACCATCTCCGCCGTCTCCCCGGACCCCGCGCTCCTCGACCTGCCGTGGCACATCCCGCTGGAGTCGTGGCCGGAGGACATCATCGCGGCGCTCCCGCGAGGCATCTCCCGGCACATCGTGCGGTTCGTCCGCGTCGACTCCGGCGTGATCGCGATCAAGGAGATCGGTGAGTCGGTCGCCTACCGCGAGTACGAGCTGCTGCGTCAGCTCAACCGCATCGGGGGCGTGCCGTGCGTCGAGCCGGTCGGAGTCATCACGGGCCGCCGCTCCCCCGAGGGCGAGCCGCTCGAGGCCGTGCTCATCACGAAGCACCTGCAGTTCTCCCTGCCGTACCGCGCTCTGTTCAGCCAGGAGCTGCGCCCCGAGACCGCGACGCGCCTGATCGACGCGCTCGCCGTGCTGCTCGTGCGCCTGCACCTCGTGGGCTTCTACTGGGGTGACGTCTCCCTCTCGAACACCCTGTTCCGCCGCGACGCGGACCGCTTCGCGGCCTACCTCGTGGACGCCGAGACGGGCGACATCCACGAGAAGCTGACCGACGGGCAGCGCAACTACGACGTCGACCTCGCGCGGACGAACATCATCGGCGAGCTCATGGACCTCGCGGCGGGCTCGCTGCTCGAGGACTCGGTCGACGAGATCGCGATCGGTGACGCGCTCGTCGCCCGGTACAACGAGCTGTGGGCTGCGCTCACCGACGAGGAGTCGTTCGAGTCGAACGAGCGCTGGCGCGTCACGGCGCGCATCGAGCGTCTCAACGCCCTCGGCTTCGACGTCGGCGAGCTGAGCATCACGACGCACGACGACGGCACGACCGTGCGCATCCAGCCGAAGGTGGTCGACGCCGGCCACCACTCGCGCCGTCTGCTGCACCTCACGGGCCTCGACGTCCAGGAGAACCAGGCACGCCGTCTGCTCAACGACCTCGACGAGTACCGTGCGTCGGGCGGGCGACAGGACGAGGACGAGGAGTTCGTGGCGCACGACTGGGTGACGAGCGTGTTCGAGCCGACCGTCCGCGCCGTGCCGCGCGAGATGCGCGGCAAGCTCGAGGCCGCCCAGATGTTCCACGAGATCCTCGACCACCGCTGGTACATCTCGCAGCAGCAGCGCCGCGACGTGCCGATGAGCGAGGCGACCGCGAGCTACGTCATGAACGTCCTGCGGCACCGCCGCGACGAGGCCGCGCTGCTAGGCGGATAA
- a CDS encoding ABC transporter ATP-binding protein, which translates to MATVTYDKASRIYPGTERPAVDQLDLHIEDGEFLVLVGPSGCGKSTSLRMLAGLEDVNAGRILIGDRDVTDVQPKDRDIAMVFQNYALYPHMTVADNMGFALKIAGTPKAEIRQRVEEAAKILDLTEYLDRKPKALSGGQRQRVAMGRAIVRQPQVFLMDEPLSNLDAKLRVQTRTQIASLQRRLGVTTVYVTHDQTEALTMGDRIAVLKDGLLQQVGTPREMYDTPANVFVAGFIGSPAMNLGTFRVNGGVAEVGPARIPVSRAAVAALKPEDDGKITLGFRPEALDVVSQAEASAFPVEVNIVEELGSDAFVYGTLRGSLADADVHSGAGDNQVIIRIDPRNVPAKGERIYVAIRPGEEHLFAAGSGMRLPN; encoded by the coding sequence ATGGCTACCGTCACCTATGACAAGGCGTCTCGCATCTACCCCGGGACCGAGCGTCCCGCGGTCGACCAGCTCGACCTCCACATCGAGGACGGCGAGTTCCTCGTCCTCGTCGGCCCCTCGGGCTGTGGTAAGTCCACCTCGCTCCGCATGCTCGCGGGCCTCGAGGACGTCAACGCCGGCCGCATCCTCATCGGCGACCGCGACGTGACCGACGTCCAGCCGAAGGACCGCGACATCGCGATGGTCTTCCAGAACTACGCGCTGTACCCGCACATGACGGTCGCCGACAACATGGGCTTCGCGCTCAAGATCGCCGGCACGCCGAAGGCGGAGATCCGTCAGCGCGTCGAGGAGGCTGCGAAGATCCTCGACCTGACCGAGTACCTCGACCGCAAGCCGAAGGCGCTCTCCGGTGGTCAGCGTCAGCGTGTCGCCATGGGCCGCGCGATCGTCCGCCAGCCGCAGGTGTTCCTCATGGACGAGCCGCTGTCGAACCTCGACGCCAAGCTCCGCGTCCAGACCCGTACGCAGATCGCGTCGCTGCAGCGCCGCCTCGGCGTCACCACGGTCTACGTCACGCACGACCAGACCGAGGCGCTCACGATGGGTGACCGCATCGCGGTCCTCAAGGACGGTCTGCTCCAGCAGGTCGGCACCCCGCGCGAGATGTACGACACGCCCGCCAACGTCTTCGTCGCCGGCTTCATCGGCTCGCCCGCGATGAACCTCGGCACGTTCCGCGTCAACGGCGGCGTCGCCGAGGTCGGCCCGGCTCGCATCCCCGTGTCGCGTGCGGCCGTGGCGGCGCTCAAGCCCGAGGACGACGGCAAGATCACGCTCGGCTTCCGTCCCGAGGCGCTCGACGTCGTCTCGCAGGCCGAGGCGTCCGCGTTCCCGGTCGAGGTCAACATCGTCGAGGAGCTCGGCTCCGACGCGTTCGTCTACGGCACGCTCCGCGGCTCGCTCGCGGACGCGGACGTCCACTCGGGCGCCGGCGACAACCAGGTCATCATCCGCATCGACCCGCGCAACGTGCCCGCCAAGGGCGAGCGCATCTACGTCGCGATCCGCCCGGGCGAGGAGCACCTCTTCGCCGCCGGCTCCGGCATGCGCCTCCCGAACTGA
- the otsB gene encoding trehalose-phosphatase yields the protein MPDPALALPDDLETALARLAGGAGASPEAADGPVLVASDFDGVVARLVDKPDESRPTASAGAALARLAAGSPDRVRLALVSGRRLDDLARVSRVPAGTLLVGSHGAEQGRVTGEGLEHTPVALSADEADRLENLTTAFEEVAGTAEGAWVEHKPTAAVLHVRLAGPEDTVRATAEAVAASESLGLPPMRGKDVVETGVVATSKGQALEALRAETGARAVFYMGDDVTDERAFAVLHDGDVSVRVGPGETVARHRVADPDEAALVLTRLADLLTGASAPG from the coding sequence GTGCCTGACCCAGCCCTTGCCCTGCCGGACGACCTCGAGACCGCCCTCGCCCGCCTCGCGGGCGGGGCGGGCGCCTCGCCCGAGGCCGCGGACGGGCCCGTGCTCGTCGCGTCCGACTTCGACGGCGTCGTCGCGCGCCTCGTGGACAAGCCCGACGAGTCACGGCCCACCGCGTCCGCCGGCGCAGCCCTCGCCCGCCTCGCGGCGGGCTCGCCCGACCGCGTGCGGCTCGCCCTCGTGAGCGGGCGGCGGCTCGACGACCTCGCGCGGGTCTCCCGGGTGCCCGCGGGCACGTTGCTCGTCGGCAGCCACGGCGCCGAGCAGGGCCGCGTGACCGGCGAGGGCCTCGAGCACACGCCCGTCGCGCTCTCCGCCGACGAGGCGGACCGGCTCGAGAACCTCACGACCGCGTTCGAGGAGGTCGCGGGCACGGCCGAGGGGGCGTGGGTCGAGCACAAGCCGACGGCCGCCGTCCTCCACGTCCGGCTCGCCGGACCCGAGGACACGGTGCGGGCCACGGCCGAGGCGGTCGCCGCTTCCGAGTCGCTGGGCCTGCCGCCCATGCGCGGCAAGGACGTCGTCGAGACGGGCGTCGTCGCGACGTCCAAGGGCCAGGCTCTCGAGGCCCTGCGCGCCGAGACCGGCGCGCGCGCCGTCTTCTACATGGGCGACGACGTCACCGACGAGCGGGCGTTCGCCGTCCTGCACGACGGCGACGTCTCGGTCCGCGTCGGACCGGGCGAGACCGTGGCCCGGCACCGCGTCGCCGACCCCGACGAGGCAGCGCTCGTCCTGACCCGGCTCGCCGACCTCCTCACCGGGGCCAGCGCGCCGGGCTGA